One stretch of Streptomyces agglomeratus DNA includes these proteins:
- a CDS encoding ankyrin repeat domain-containing protein → MTNDPAAGPQTLFEAVYEGGDDSVVRLLRSGVPAEATDDEGETALYRASVQNRPGIVRLLLAAGADPDRASGREGGDLPLCGAAVGGHTEVVEALLSAGATPDLREALGFTAMAWAVRQGHADTVETLLEYGADPDLPAPGTEAPLVLAARRGSTETVRALLRHGAAARQEALEEARRWLGVDVEQELRAGLLATFADGSASGEEPETVTSLVEEDGGVTVVVELLRNGRPSAGTEQQTGHAAIATLLEERLGVRTPFEELAERALGAGDPGRDEWMESVAALWRRGDEETFRAAAEWCASGDPLRQAFAADVLAQLGFEQGGKPFAARALPLLRELAREAGDSDSELAQAAVLALGHHGDPAALPEILRHVGHPDADVRHRVALSLIGLVPAGHQEGTAALIALSGDPDDEVRDWATLALAGLDADTPEVREALADRLEDHDPDTAAEAARGLAARGDARAVDALARLLREEDPEGYAYATAVEALEHVKDAPTRRRLERTPPRYR, encoded by the coding sequence ATGACGAACGATCCCGCGGCGGGTCCGCAGACACTGTTCGAAGCGGTGTACGAGGGCGGGGACGACTCCGTCGTACGGCTGCTGCGCTCCGGCGTACCGGCCGAGGCCACCGACGACGAGGGCGAGACCGCGCTCTACAGAGCATCCGTACAGAACCGTCCGGGCATCGTGCGACTGCTGCTCGCGGCGGGCGCCGACCCCGACCGGGCGAGCGGCCGGGAGGGCGGTGACCTGCCCCTGTGCGGCGCCGCGGTCGGCGGCCACACGGAGGTCGTGGAGGCCCTGCTGTCGGCGGGCGCGACGCCCGACCTGCGCGAGGCTCTGGGGTTCACCGCGATGGCGTGGGCCGTCCGCCAGGGGCACGCGGACACCGTCGAGACGCTTCTGGAGTACGGCGCCGATCCCGACCTGCCCGCTCCTGGTACGGAGGCGCCGCTGGTACTGGCCGCGCGGCGCGGGTCCACGGAGACCGTACGGGCCCTTCTGCGGCACGGCGCCGCCGCGCGGCAGGAGGCGCTGGAGGAGGCCCGGCGCTGGCTGGGAGTCGACGTGGAACAGGAGCTGCGTGCGGGCCTTCTGGCAACCTTCGCCGACGGGTCGGCCAGTGGCGAGGAGCCCGAGACGGTCACCAGTCTCGTCGAGGAGGACGGCGGGGTGACCGTCGTGGTGGAGCTGCTGCGGAACGGCAGGCCGTCGGCCGGAACGGAGCAGCAGACCGGGCACGCCGCGATCGCCACTCTCCTGGAGGAGCGGCTGGGCGTCCGTACCCCCTTCGAAGAGCTCGCCGAGCGGGCCCTGGGTGCGGGTGACCCCGGCCGGGACGAGTGGATGGAGTCGGTGGCCGCGCTGTGGAGGCGTGGTGACGAGGAGACGTTCCGGGCGGCGGCCGAGTGGTGTGCGAGCGGCGATCCGCTGCGGCAGGCGTTCGCCGCCGACGTACTGGCGCAGCTCGGCTTCGAGCAGGGCGGGAAGCCGTTCGCGGCCCGTGCGCTGCCGCTGCTGCGGGAGCTGGCACGTGAGGCGGGGGATTCCGATTCCGAGCTGGCCCAGGCGGCCGTGCTGGCGCTGGGGCACCACGGTGACCCCGCGGCCCTTCCCGAGATCCTGCGCCACGTCGGCCACCCCGACGCCGATGTACGTCACCGGGTCGCGCTGTCCCTCATCGGGCTTGTCCCGGCGGGTCACCAGGAGGGCACGGCGGCGCTGATCGCGCTCAGCGGTGACCCGGACGACGAGGTGCGCGACTGGGCGACGCTGGCGCTCGCCGGTCTCGACGCCGATACGCCGGAGGTCCGAGAGGCGCTGGCGGACCGCCTGGAGGACCACGATCCGGACACGGCGGCGGAGGCGGCACGCGGTCTGGCGGCGCGCGGTGACGCCCGCGCGGTCGACGCGCTGGCCCGGCTGCTGCGGGAAGAGGATCCGGAGGGGTACGCGTACGCGACGGCGGTCGAGGCACTGGAGCACGTGAAGGACGCCCCCACACGACGCCGCCTGGAACGCACGCCACCGCGCTACCGCTAG
- a CDS encoding enoyl-CoA hydratase family protein: MGVSTSSPAGPTGPDKGIRVVTVDFPPVNALPVQGWYDLADALRTAGRDPDVRCVVLAAEGRGFNAGVDIKELQRDTGHASLIGANHACAEAFAAVYECEVPVVAAVGGFCLGGGIGLAGNADAIVASDDATFGLPELDRGALGAATHLSRLVPQHLMRALYYTSRTATAADLHAHGSVWKVVPRAELLGEALALAREIARKDGSLVRLAKAAINGIDPVDVRRSYRFEQGFTFEANLSGVADRVRDTFGSAPGTTTPQEDSRP, from the coding sequence ATGGGTGTCTCCACCTCCAGCCCGGCAGGCCCGACAGGGCCGGACAAGGGCATCCGCGTCGTCACGGTCGACTTCCCGCCCGTCAACGCGCTTCCCGTACAGGGCTGGTACGACCTCGCCGACGCCCTGCGCACCGCCGGCCGGGATCCCGACGTCCGCTGTGTCGTGCTGGCGGCCGAGGGCCGGGGCTTCAACGCGGGCGTCGACATCAAGGAGTTGCAGCGCGACACCGGTCACGCCTCGCTCATCGGCGCGAACCACGCATGCGCCGAGGCGTTCGCCGCCGTGTACGAGTGCGAGGTGCCCGTCGTCGCCGCCGTGGGCGGCTTCTGCCTCGGCGGCGGCATCGGCCTGGCCGGCAACGCCGACGCGATCGTCGCGTCCGACGACGCGACCTTCGGCCTTCCCGAGCTGGACCGGGGTGCCCTAGGCGCCGCCACCCACCTCTCACGCCTCGTCCCGCAGCACCTCATGCGCGCGCTGTACTACACCTCGCGCACCGCCACCGCCGCCGACCTGCACGCCCACGGTTCGGTCTGGAAGGTCGTCCCGCGCGCCGAACTCCTGGGCGAAGCGCTCGCCCTCGCGCGCGAGATCGCCCGGAAGGACGGCAGTCTCGTACGGCTGGCCAAGGCCGCCATCAACGGCATCGACCCGGTGGACGTACGCCGCAGTTACCGCTTCGAGCAGGGCTTCACCTTCGAGGCGAACCTCAGCGGCGTCGCGGACCGCGTACGCGACACCTTCGGCAGTGCCCCCGGCACCACCACCCCCCAGGAGGACAGCCGGCCGTGA
- a CDS encoding SDR family oxidoreductase encodes MTDTTRTGICAGRVVVVTGAGRGLGRAHALAFAAEGAKVVVNDLGAGLDGAGASAGPARDVAEEIVAAGGVAVAHGADVATAEGAASLVTTAVETFGRLDTLVNNAGFLRDRMLVNLEEDDWDAVVRVHLKGHFLPLQYAARYWRAEAKADREVAARVVNTSSGAGLLGSVGQGNYAAAKAGIVGLTLVAAEEMGRYGVLVNAIAPAARTRMTERTFAATMAAPDEGDAFDAMAPENVSPLVVWLGSAASAGVTGRVFEAEGGRITVMEGWRPGPSADKGARWTPSEAGEAASKLVAESATPGEVYGARGGV; translated from the coding sequence ATGACCGACACCACCCGCACGGGAATCTGCGCCGGACGCGTCGTCGTCGTCACGGGCGCGGGGAGAGGACTGGGCCGGGCCCACGCCCTGGCCTTCGCGGCGGAGGGCGCGAAGGTGGTCGTCAATGACCTGGGGGCCGGACTGGACGGCGCCGGGGCGTCGGCCGGCCCCGCGCGGGACGTGGCCGAGGAGATCGTGGCGGCGGGTGGGGTGGCGGTGGCGCACGGCGCGGACGTCGCGACGGCCGAGGGCGCGGCGTCGCTGGTCACCACGGCGGTCGAGACGTTCGGGCGGCTGGACACCCTCGTCAACAACGCCGGTTTCCTGCGGGACCGGATGCTGGTCAACCTGGAGGAGGACGACTGGGACGCCGTCGTGCGCGTACACCTGAAGGGGCACTTCCTTCCGCTCCAGTACGCCGCGCGGTACTGGCGCGCGGAGGCGAAGGCGGACCGGGAAGTGGCGGCACGAGTCGTCAACACCAGTTCGGGGGCGGGCCTGCTGGGGAGCGTGGGGCAGGGCAACTACGCGGCGGCGAAGGCGGGGATCGTGGGGCTGACGCTGGTAGCGGCGGAGGAGATGGGCCGCTACGGCGTCCTGGTGAACGCGATCGCCCCGGCGGCCCGTACCCGCATGACGGAGCGGACCTTCGCGGCGACGATGGCGGCGCCGGACGAGGGCGACGCGTTCGACGCCATGGCCCCGGAGAACGTCTCGCCGCTGGTGGTCTGGCTGGGTTCGGCGGCGTCGGCGGGGGTCACCGGCAGGGTCTTCGAAGCGGAGGGGGGCCGCATCACCGTCATGGAGGGCTGGCGGCCCGGCCCCTCGGCGGACAAGGGTGCGCGGTGGACGCCGTCGGAGGCGGGCGAAGCGGCGTCGAAGCTGGTGGCGGAGTCCGCGACACCGGGGGAGGTGTACGGGGCGCGGGGCGGCGTGTGA
- a CDS encoding CoA-transferase subunit beta, with amino-acid sequence MIACAETWRDNGEILASPMGTVPGIGARLAKHTFSPDLLLTDGEALLVALDGTPEGWLPYRRHLAMVTGGRRHVMMGASQIDRFGNQNISCVGDWRQPSRQLLGVRGAPVNTLNNPTSYWIPRHSPRVFVDRVDMVCGVGYDSAAAAGPSARRYHRIPRVVTGLAVLDFDTADHSMRLAALHPGVTAAQVQEATGFALTVPRDVPYTREPSAEELRLIREVIDPDGLRDREVGS; translated from the coding sequence GTGATCGCCTGCGCCGAGACCTGGCGCGACAACGGCGAGATCCTCGCCAGCCCCATGGGCACGGTCCCCGGCATCGGCGCCCGCCTCGCGAAGCACACCTTCTCCCCCGACCTGCTGCTCACCGACGGCGAGGCCCTGCTGGTCGCCCTCGACGGGACGCCGGAAGGGTGGCTCCCGTACCGCCGTCACCTCGCCATGGTCACCGGAGGCCGGCGCCACGTGATGATGGGCGCGAGCCAGATCGACCGCTTCGGCAACCAGAACATCTCCTGCGTCGGCGACTGGCGGCAGCCCTCCCGACAGCTCCTCGGTGTACGCGGAGCCCCCGTCAACACGCTGAACAACCCGACGAGTTACTGGATCCCCCGGCACTCGCCCCGCGTCTTCGTCGACCGCGTCGACATGGTGTGCGGCGTCGGCTACGACAGCGCGGCGGCCGCCGGTCCCAGCGCGCGCCGCTACCACCGCATCCCGCGCGTCGTCACCGGCCTCGCCGTCCTCGACTTCGACACCGCCGACCACTCGATGCGCCTCGCCGCCCTCCACCCCGGCGTCACGGCCGCGCAGGTCCAGGAAGCGACGGGCTTCGCCCTCACCGTCCCCCGGGACGTGCCGTACACCCGCGAGCCCTCCGCCGAGGAACTCCGCCTGATCCGCGAAGTCATCGATCCGGACGGCCTGCGCGACAGGGAGGTGGGGAGCTGA
- a CDS encoding SDR family oxidoreductase, whose translation MELNGRVAVVTGGTRGVGAGIARAFLAAGARVVVCARRPPDEAVEAAGRAAEFRPLDVRDGAAVQEFFAGVVTTYGRLDVLVNNAGGTPYRLLGEGEATRHARVLELNLTAPLTVSVAAYEHLRAAGGSVVMIGSVSGTRPSPGTAAYGAAKAGLENLARSMAVEWAPGVRVNTLVLGMVRTGLAHLHYGDEAGVAAVGRTVPAGRLAEPGEIGDAAVFLASARAAYVSGASLLVHGGGERPAFLGAATANTHARQT comes from the coding sequence ATGGAACTGAACGGGAGGGTCGCCGTCGTCACCGGCGGCACGCGCGGCGTCGGCGCCGGCATCGCGCGCGCGTTCCTGGCAGCGGGCGCACGGGTGGTCGTCTGCGCCCGCCGGCCACCTGACGAGGCGGTGGAAGCGGCAGGCCGGGCGGCGGAGTTCCGGCCGCTGGACGTGCGCGACGGGGCGGCCGTCCAGGAGTTCTTCGCGGGCGTAGTCACGACGTACGGGCGCCTGGACGTTCTGGTCAACAACGCGGGCGGGACCCCGTACCGGCTCCTGGGCGAGGGCGAGGCCACCCGCCACGCGCGCGTGCTGGAACTCAATCTGACCGCACCGCTGACGGTCTCCGTTGCGGCGTACGAGCACCTCCGCGCGGCCGGCGGCTCGGTCGTCATGATCGGCAGCGTCAGCGGGACCCGCCCTTCGCCGGGAACGGCGGCGTACGGGGCGGCCAAGGCGGGGCTGGAGAACCTGGCCAGGTCAATGGCCGTCGAGTGGGCGCCCGGAGTGCGGGTGAACACGCTCGTCCTCGGCATGGTCCGCACGGGGCTCGCGCACCTGCACTACGGCGACGAGGCCGGCGTCGCGGCCGTCGGCCGGACGGTCCCGGCGGGCCGGCTCGCGGAACCCGGGGAGATCGGCGACGCCGCCGTCTTCCTGGCGTCCGCGCGGGCGGCGTACGTGAGCGGCGCGTCGTTGCTCGTCCACGGGGGAGGGGAGCGTCCGGCGTTCCTCGGCGCGGCCACCGCGAACACCCACGCCAGACAGACCTGA
- a CDS encoding CoA transferase subunit A — protein MTDKTMTPDEAVARLHSGMTVGIGGWGSRRKPMALVRALLRSEITDLTVVSYGGPDIGLLAAAGRIRKLVTAFVTLDSIPLEPHFRTARQSGTVELTEIDEAMFMWGLHAAANRLPFLPVRAGIGSDVMRVNPSLRTVTSPYEDGEEFVAAPALRLDAALVHMNRADRLGNGQYLGPDPYFDDLFCEAADTAYVSCEQVVETAELTKEAPPQSLLLQRQYVTGVIETPNGAHYTSCAPDYDRDEAFQRLYAATPWAEFAERFLSGDEKAYQCAVHAWHEEQR, from the coding sequence GTGACCGACAAGACGATGACGCCCGACGAAGCCGTCGCGCGACTCCACAGCGGCATGACCGTCGGCATCGGCGGCTGGGGTTCGCGCCGCAAACCGATGGCCCTTGTGAGAGCGTTGCTCCGTTCCGAGATCACTGATCTCACCGTCGTCTCGTACGGCGGTCCCGACATCGGCCTCCTCGCCGCCGCCGGCAGGATCCGCAAACTCGTCACCGCCTTCGTCACCCTCGACTCGATCCCCCTGGAGCCGCATTTCCGTACGGCCCGCCAGAGCGGCACCGTCGAACTCACCGAGATCGACGAGGCGATGTTCATGTGGGGGCTCCACGCTGCCGCCAACCGGCTCCCCTTCCTGCCGGTCCGCGCGGGCATCGGCTCCGACGTGATGCGCGTCAATCCGTCTCTCCGTACGGTCACTTCGCCGTACGAGGACGGGGAGGAGTTCGTCGCCGCACCCGCCCTGCGGCTGGACGCCGCGCTGGTCCACATGAACCGTGCCGACCGGCTCGGCAACGGTCAGTACCTCGGCCCGGACCCGTACTTCGACGACCTCTTCTGCGAGGCCGCGGACACCGCGTACGTCTCCTGCGAGCAAGTGGTCGAGACGGCGGAACTGACGAAGGAGGCGCCGCCGCAGAGCCTGCTCCTCCAGCGCCAGTACGTCACCGGCGTGATCGAGACGCCGAACGGCGCACACTACACGTCCTGCGCCCCCGACTACGACCGCGACGAGGCATTCCAGCGGCTGTACGCCGCCACCCCCTGGGCGGAGTTCGCCGAGCGCTTCCTGTCCGGCGACGAGAAGGCATACCAGTGCGCCGTGCACGCCTGGCACGAGGAGCAAAGGTGA
- a CDS encoding S1 family peptidase, producing MKNLLRAFKRCAAAGAVILAAVSLQPAGASAASASTPPVVGGTRAAQGEFPFMVRLSMGCGGSLYAQDIVLTAAHCVSGSGNNTGITATAGVVDLRSSSAIKVKSTKVLQAPGYNGKGKDWALIKLARPISLPTLGIATTNTYNKGTFDIAGWGAATEGGGQQRYLLKAKVPFVDDATCQRAYGNELVPAEELCAGFVEEGGTDTCQGDSGGPMFRKDDAGAWIQVGIVSWGTGCARPDYPGVYTEVSTFAADIKKAAATL from the coding sequence TTGAAGAACCTTCTGCGTGCCTTCAAGAGATGTGCCGCCGCAGGCGCAGTGATCCTCGCCGCGGTCAGCCTCCAGCCCGCCGGCGCGTCCGCGGCCTCCGCTTCGACGCCACCCGTCGTCGGCGGAACCCGCGCCGCCCAGGGCGAGTTCCCGTTCATGGTCCGGCTCTCGATGGGCTGCGGCGGCTCGCTCTACGCCCAGGACATCGTCCTGACCGCCGCCCACTGCGTGAGCGGGTCGGGCAACAACACCGGCATCACCGCCACCGCCGGTGTGGTCGACCTGCGCAGCAGCAGCGCCATCAAGGTGAAGTCCACCAAGGTCCTCCAGGCCCCCGGCTACAACGGCAAGGGCAAGGACTGGGCGCTGATCAAGCTCGCCAGGCCAATCAGTCTGCCGACCCTCGGCATCGCCACCACGAACACGTACAACAAGGGCACGTTCGACATCGCCGGATGGGGCGCGGCCACCGAGGGTGGCGGCCAGCAGCGCTACCTCCTCAAGGCGAAGGTCCCGTTCGTCGACGACGCCACCTGCCAGAGGGCGTACGGGAACGAACTCGTGCCCGCCGAGGAACTGTGCGCCGGCTTCGTCGAGGAGGGCGGCACCGACACCTGCCAGGGCGACTCGGGCGGCCCCATGTTCCGCAAGGACGACGCGGGGGCCTGGATACAGGTCGGCATAGTCAGCTGGGGCACCGGCTGCGCCCGGCCCGACTACCCGGGCGTGTACACCGAGGTATCCACCTTCGCCGCCGACATCAAGAAGGCCGCGGCGACACTGTGA